A section of the Carcharodon carcharias isolate sCarCar2 chromosome 38 unlocalized genomic scaffold, sCarCar2.pri SUPER_38_unloc_2, whole genome shotgun sequence genome encodes:
- the LOC121274798 gene encoding secretory immunoglobulin A-binding protein EsiB-like isoform X2: MAISFLLYLALYYEAFHVHLTLAYAHLGYATAQHSIGQRYLQGNAVTKCEDTAMKWFRKAAERGHPHSSYNLAVGKLKEMATDVEDGELEGLLSRAAEHGLKEAQDILDHLYKKPDDS, from the exons ATGGCAATCAGTTTCCTGCTTTACCTGGCTCTCTACTACGAGGCATTTCATGTGCACCTCACACTTGCCTACGCACATCTGGGATACGCGACAGCACAGCACAGCATTGGACAAAGATACCTGCAAG GTAATGCTGTGACAAAGTGtgaagacacagccatgaaatggTTCAG GAAAGCTGCTGAGCGGGGTCATCCCCACTCGTCCTACAACCTTGCGGTCGGCAAGCTTAAGGAGATGGCCACCGATGTGGAGGATGG GGAGTTGGAGGGGCTCCTCTCCAGGGCTGCCGAACACGGCTTAAAGGAGGCGCAAGACATCTTGGATCACCTTTACAAGAAGCCGGATGATTCCTAA
- the LOC121274798 gene encoding secretory immunoglobulin A-binding protein EsiB-like isoform X1, with amino-acid sequence MFTTELLTVTMAISFLLYLALYYEAFHVHLTLAYAHLGYATAQHSIGQRYLQGNAVTKCEDTAMKWFRKAAERGHPHSSYNLAVGKLKEMATDVEDGELEGLLSRAAEHGLKEAQDILDHLYKKPDDS; translated from the exons ATGTTCACAACTGAG CTTCTGACGGTTACCATGGCAATCAGTTTCCTGCTTTACCTGGCTCTCTACTACGAGGCATTTCATGTGCACCTCACACTTGCCTACGCACATCTGGGATACGCGACAGCACAGCACAGCATTGGACAAAGATACCTGCAAG GTAATGCTGTGACAAAGTGtgaagacacagccatgaaatggTTCAG GAAAGCTGCTGAGCGGGGTCATCCCCACTCGTCCTACAACCTTGCGGTCGGCAAGCTTAAGGAGATGGCCACCGATGTGGAGGATGG GGAGTTGGAGGGGCTCCTCTCCAGGGCTGCCGAACACGGCTTAAAGGAGGCGCAAGACATCTTGGATCACCTTTACAAGAAGCCGGATGATTCCTAA